ttcggccggtaccgcaccggtaccccaaggtcttaccgaacgctccctttttgcaggaacttgatcttccgaagactaactcccttccgaagacacaatatcactaagttgggcgaaccacgtgtcaaaccactttttcgcatcaacagtttggcgccgtttGTGGGAAacgaaaaacaattaacccactatcccctaaacacatggggaccacttcGATACCCACTTTTCTATCGGAGGACGGAGCACCGTTCAGAAGGCAAGCTGGAGCTAGCCCAGCGctacccccatgcactccctACGGAAACGCCCCCTCAACCCAACCAACCGCCGAGGCCGAGCTAGTAGCCCAAATCGCATCCCTGCGAAaggacatggctaggcttcaggagcacaaccaccacatttcgtccaaagtggacgaaacccaACGGCAGCTGCACCAGCAGCACCCGCAGAACATCCAGACGACTCACTCTTCCGAAAGCTTGGGAACCCCTCATAGGAGGCACCGAAGGGCAGCAAGGGCAACGCCCGCGCCCTCCAAACAACTGGTGGTGCCGACACCTAGGGACCAACCACACATCCCGAAGAAGGTCTACTCTGATTGCCGACACAGGCTTAACGATCGGGAGGCAGAGAGACAGAAATCCCCGATCAGGATTAGCGCTCGACTACGGGAATCCCGGATGAACGCCGGGGGAAGTAAGTCACCCATTCGGAAGGTCCAAGGATTGAACTCCACGGAGTCTGCATCCGAATATATCCCTTCCGATGCGCAAACGTCCACCTACCGTACGGTATCGACTCAATACTTGGGGGATAACTCCGTAAGCCCGCGAAGGCGCTTGGAAGACTATGATGCCGAAGGAATCCCAAGCCGAGACCCTGTTGTCCGACTCCTTTTTCAGAAGgtccagaaaatggaaaacgacaAGGCTCACTCCCAGGAACCTGAGTGGGGAAAGCTTCGACCCGGGCCGTTCACGAGACGCATCCGTCGCTCTCGGCAGGATCGGGAGGTGCAGCCCTTGCGCATACCATTCTACACTGGTACCGAAGATCCTTTAACCCACCTTCATTCATTTCAGTCTGCCATCGGATGCAAGGGTCTGAGCGACGAGGGGCAGTGCCTGCTATTCCCATCTTCACTTACCGAGGCagccctgaattggttctaccGTTTGGAGCCGGAAACGGTAGATTCTTTTGACGAGCTGAAGCAgattttcctcaatcacttcatgatccaaacggaccgtctttactctgccgatgatctGTACACGATTCGGCAGAGAGAGGACGAGCCACTGAGAGAGTATGCGGCGCGTTTCAGCCACGAGTACTCAAGGTGTCCGGAAACAGATgatagggcagcctacggcgccttcaaaagtggccttcggtcctcgcaTTTCCGATACCTAGTACACAGCAGTAACTGGCGCACGTATGATGAGCTGATGAAGAAGGCGGCGGTGCACGCCAAGGCCGagtacttcaactcaaaaccaagcgcTTCGGCACGCCGAGAGGATGCCAAGCCAACCGCTTACCCTGCGAAGGCGCCATCCTACGATAGGACCGACTCATATTCGGCGGGCCATAAGCGGAAAGATAACCGTGACGATCGGGGAGATCAgccaaagaaagggaaaggtcGGTATGGTCACAACGACAACCGAGGACCCCTGCCCAACCATGACCACGGCAACGAGGTCTTCACCCTGCTGAATACCACGTATGAAAccgttctgatgaacgaacaGGAGGCCATACCGAAGCCGAATGTTAgaagacccaatcggcaagacaaccgggaggccggtaaattctgccgataccatcagcacaacagccacaacacggaagattgtataagtttgagaaagATTGTGGAGCGGCTGATCCGAGAAGGGAAACTGGACCAGTATATCGCCCGGCAGCCATCGGCGCCGGTGTCGAACCCTACtcggcagataaacatgatCAGCACTATCAGCGGAGGACCTACCGTTGCGGGGATGAGCCACCGTTCGATGAAACAGTATGTGCGTGCCGCGCAGTTTCCTCAGGTGCTCGGAATAGAGGTGAATCGGTTCCAGGAAACACCAAAAGTTCATTGGGAGCCGATCACATTTtgccaagaggaagaagagggaatcctCTATCCCCACGACGACCCGATGATCATCCGAGCTGAAATTGCCGATTACGATGTAGGGCGAGTGCTGATCGATACCGGGAGCTCCGTGAGCGTAATCTTTGTTGAAGCTTTCAGAGAGATGGGAATCAATGACAACCAAGTCGACCGGCAGTTGACACCTCTGTTAAGCTTCTCCGGAGACTTGGTACAACCAATCGGTAGTGTcagactgccaattacatttggCACGGCGCCGAGAAAAGCAACAACGTACGATCATTTCCTCATCGTCGACTGCCCGACGGCATACAACGTTATCGTTGGCCGAACGGCACTGACGAGGATCAAGGCGCATCTTTCGCCCCACATGCTGTTGATGAAGTTCCCAACCCCGAACGGCACGGGGGCAATCCGGGGAAATCAGTTGAGCGCGCGGANNNNNNNNNNNNNNNNNNNNNNNNNNNNNNNNNNNNNNNNNNNNNNNNNNNNNNNNNNNNNNNNNNNNNNNNNNNNNNNNNNNNNNNNNNNNNNNNNNNNCTTGTCCAGCTGCCGTTTCAGCAgtttcttcactattttgtttattgcttcgacCTGACCGTTCGACTGGGGATAGGCTGGTGAtgcaaaaaacaagttgaCTTTCAAACGGGTGCAAAATTGTCTGAAGAGTTCCGAATCGAATTGCCTGCCGTTATCGGTAATGATCGCATATGGGATACCGAATCGGCAACAAATGTGAGTCCAGACGAAATCTTCGATCTTTGCTGCCGTTATGGTTGCAAGAGGTTCggcttctacccatttggtgaagtagtcaacGGCAACCACTGCATATTTTACCTGCCCCTTGCCTTGCGGCATTGGGCCAATCAGATCCAGTCCCCATTGTGCGAAAGGCCAAGGACTTATAATCGGTGTGAGAGGTTCAGCAGGGATATGTGGGACATTACCGAAGCGCTGGCATTTGTCACACCTCTTCACTAGTGAATTGGCGTCCTGGTGCATGGTAGGCCAAAAGTATCCCTGCCGAAAGGCTTTGTAGGCGAGTGATCGGGATCCAGAGTGGTCGCCACATACGCCGCTGTGAATCTCCCGAAGGATGTACTCCCCTTGTTCTGCCGTGAGGCATTTGAGATATGGGGTAGTGTAGCCGCGCTTGTAGAGTACATCGTTGATAACTGTGTATCTTGCTGATCGGTATCTCAGCTTCCGGGCCTGGGCTTTATCCTCAGGAAGGGTGCCGTTCGTCAGGTATAAGTAGATAGGAGACATCCATGTATTCTCATACCGTACGGCACACGCTTCGGAGGTTACCGTGCTCGGTTGGGCAAGGATCTCCGCTGGTACCTTTCTTCCGACTTTGTCGTTTATCGCCGAAGCGAGTCTTGCCAAAGCATCGGCATGGCTGTTTTCGCCTCTGGGGATCTGTTTGATCTCGTATGCTTGGAAACTTCGGAGTAGCTGATGGGCGGTTGAAAGGTAAGCGTACATGGAGGCATCCTTGGCGGCGAAGTCTGCCGTTACCTGGTTCACAATGAGCTGGGAGTCGCTGTGAATTTGGATTTGCTTTGCATTCATGCTCTTGGCTAACCGAAGGCCGGCCAAGAGGGCTTCGTATTCCGCTTCATTGTTGGATGTCCGGAAGTCGAATCGGAGGGCGTACTCGATCTTGAGTCCGTCCGGTGTAGTCAGCACCAAGCCCGCTCCGCATCCTTGCTGGTTTGCCGAGCCATCGACGTGCAAACCCCAGACGGGAGTTGATCTGTCAAGGCGTTCGGCACCTGGTTGATCCGACAAGATGGTCTCGGTTATCGTCTGAGATTTCGGCCGTACTGTTGCTGGGGTAAGCTCGGAGATAAAATCGGCAACAGCCTGGCCCTTTTCGGCGGGCCTTGGAACGAAGTGTATGTCGAATTCCCCGAGTTCGATCGCCCACTTGATCAGTCGGCCAGAAATTTCTGGTTTCTGGAGCACTTGCCGGAGGGGTTGGTTGGTCAGGACTTTGATCCCGTGTGCCTGGAAGTATGGCCGAAGTCTTCGTGCCGAGACAACAAGGGCTAGAGCCAGCTGCTCTAATGGTGGGTACCGAAGTTCAGCACTCTGGAGTGCCTTGCTGACATAAAAAATTGGTAACTCTGCCTTTTCTGGTTTCCGAATCAATACCGAGCTGACGGCAGTTCCGGATACCGAAAGGTATATGTAGAGAATTTCTCCAGGCAGCGGTTTTGACAACAAAGGGGctttgctcatgtagttcttCAAGTCTTGAAATGCGTTATCGCATTCGGCAGTGCATGTGATATCCCGTTTGCCCcctttcaaggctttgaagaaCGGTACACATTTATCGGTAGCTTTCGATATGAAGCGGGTCAGGGCGGCCACGCGTCCGGTAA
The Prunus dulcis chromosome 2, ALMONDv2, whole genome shotgun sequence DNA segment above includes these coding regions:
- the LOC117618187 gene encoding uncharacterized protein LOC117618187, translated to MISTISGGPTVAGTSHRSMKQYVRAAQFPQVLGIEVNRFQETPKVHWEPITFCQEEEEGILYPHDDPMIIRAEIADYDVGRVLIDTGSSVSVIFAEAFREMGINDNQVDRQLTPLLSFSGDLVQPIGSVRLPITFGTAPKKATTYDQFLIVDCPTAYNVIVGRTALTRIKAHLSPHMLLMKFPIPNGTGAIRGNQFSAGTCYATALKATSFILPNETMTVQGLPNGTGPVDDPRDESPTPHTQPAEELETITLSVEEPDRQVRIGTRLTANLRTQFIDFLWHHSEVFAWSYEDMPGIAPDVISHKLTISSAYKPVRQKRRSYDAERYEAMRTEVEKLQTIGFIREATYPVWLANFVMVRKSTGGWRMCQDYTDLNKACPKDSFPLPRIDQLVDATAGHELLSFMDAYSGYNQIFMHPPDSEHTAFITDKGLYCYNVMPFGLKNAGATYQRLGNKIFAGYIDYRMRLNPKKCAFCVSSGKFLGFMISQRGIEANPEKIKAIIDMERPKTTKDIQSLTGRVAALTRFISKATDKCVPFFKALKGGKRDITCTAECDNAFQDLKNYMSKAPLLSKPLPGEILYIYLSVSGTAVSSVLIRKPEKAELPIFYVSKALQSAELRYPPLEQLALALVVSARRLRPYFQAHGIKVLTNQPLRQVLQKPEISGRLIKWAIELGEFDIHFVPRPAEKGQAVADFISELTPATVRPKSQTITETILSDQPGAERLDRSTPVWGLHVDGSANQQGCGAGLVLTTPDGLKIEYALRFDFRTSNNEAEYEALLAGLRLAKSMNAKQIQIHSDSQLIVNQVTADFAAKDASMYAYLSTAHQLLRSFQAYEIKQIPRGENSHADALARLASAINDKVGRKVPAEILAQPSTVTSEACAVRYENTWMSPIYLYLTNGTLPEDKAQARKLRYRSARYTVINDVLYKRGYTTPYLKCLTAEQGEYILREIHSGVCGDHSGSRSLAYKAFRQGYFWPTMHQDANSLVKRCDKCQRFGNVPHIPAEPLTPIISPWPFAQWGLDLIGPMPQGKGQVKYAVVAVDYFTKWVEAEPLATITAAKIEDFVWTHICCRFGIPYAIITDNGSLTLPIGCTKSPEKLNRGVNCRSTWLSLIPISLKASTKITLTELPVSISTRPTS